In the genome of Impatiens glandulifera chromosome 6, dImpGla2.1, whole genome shotgun sequence, the window TagtaaaaagttttaaaatgattcatgttttaaaatatatgtttgtatGTGGATGTTAAGAGtttaactttaatatatatatatatatatatatatatatatatatatatatatatatatatatatatatatatatatatatatatatatattatgataggtcaagtaaatattaaagtactaaattttcatattcaatttttaaaaaaataattctctaAACTGAAATGTTATGTAAGGACTATAAGAgtttaatttcaataaaaaaaataccttttataaaagttaataaaaaaaaacactttaaattattatgacaGTTAAAGCACATcctaatatattaaatactcATATTTGATTCTTATAAGAAAACTTTTATGCAAAGACTATAAGGGTTTAGTTTCAATAAAAAgtagaaaaaagaaattacccttttcaaaaataatcatttaaagagaaaattaaatttgaaaaatataataactaagaaaatagcaataattaaaaaagaaaaccaTGTATAAAGTctagtatttattaaaaaaaaaaaaaaaaaaccataaacACAGTTCAAACAGAGAAACATGCATgcaaaaaaaatccaaatagtacttatttaattaataaaacacttcaaacataatattattaatcttccCATTCAGCCACGTCCACCAACCATCCCACCGTTGCTTCCACCATTCCCATCGCCGCCGCCGTCGCCGTTTCCATCGCCGCCTCCGCGATAATGCGATGACTGACCGGCACAGCTGGTGGTGGCATCCGAGGCGGCGTTAACTCCTCGAAAAAGCTTGTTCTTGTTATTCCTCAACCATGTCTTGAAAACCTGTGGTGTCACACCAATCTCATGACAAAACTCATGAAGTTTATTTTCATCATGACCCAAAAGCCTCCATTGAAGCTTATCAGCATAACCTTTCATTATCTCTTTTTGAGATAATGTCAAAGTTGTTCTCCTATGTTCCTTCTTAGTTATCACCTTTCCCCGGATCTCTCCTTCTTCCCTATTCTCTACAGAATATGattaaaaacgtattaagtTGAAAGGAAAGTTATTATATTAGGATCATGCTAGTCAAAATCTtatgtacttttttttttaaaaattaaatattttgtaagatgatataaaaatgtataatagttcattaatgtaataattaatacaattagTGGACTATATGTTAATAGTTCAAACTTGGAAAAAATTTGCAACATAATTTTGCGGGTTCTAATGTTagttttttacattaaaaaaaataaatgaaacaactTATCATTACCGTAAACAGCCCTAAGAAAATTAGGGTATGGAAAGAAGTTGTGATTCTGAACATAAAATGGCGGCGGAATCTGATGAGGAGGAGGATTAAGATTCATGGTGAGATCCACCAGCCGGAGATATTCAAGGGCGTTTTCAGGAAGAACTTGAACAGTTTGACGGCGGTGGAAATCTCGGTGACAACCGCATAACACACAAATATAGGCTTGAATCTCGTCATCACCCATTCTCAGAAAGTTGCGGCATCCATCAAAAATGTGTCCATTTGGTTCATTACCTTAAAAAAAGTTAACAAAGATAAAACCCTAGATcttgaacaaaatataatttttcataagtTAATCGGAAATTGAAATCATCTTACAAAAGTTTCGCCTACATTCCCAGTGAAAAACGAGTGTTGCCATTTCATCACCTTCTTTCATGATAATCTTATGGTTGAAGTTATCACTCATGGTGAAAATGGTGGAGAAAAGAGATATCAATTATAGagataagaaaaataaagaaggaaaggaaattgatataaagaataaagttggagaaatatatatatataaatataaagtcaaTTTATTTGCATGCATAACAAATCTCAAGTCAAATTAGGTGGTATACGTAATATTGAATGGTTTGATATGGTTTGTATGAAAAGTGAGAACTTT includes:
- the LOC124943951 gene encoding zinc-finger homeodomain protein 2-like, producing the protein MSDNFNHKIIMKEGDEMATLVFHWECNEPNGHIFDGCRNFLRMGDDEIQAYICVLCGCHRDFHRRQTVQVLPENALEYLRLVDLTMNLNPPPHQIPPPFYVQNHNFFPYPNFLRAVYENREEGEIRGKVITKKEHRRTTLTLSQKEIMKGYADKLQWRLLGHDENKLHEFCHEIGVTPQVFKTWLRNNKNKLFRGVNAASDATTSCAGQSSHYRGGGDGNGDGGGDGNGGSNGGMVGGRG